One Longimicrobium sp. genomic region harbors:
- a CDS encoding DUF3131 domain-containing protein — translation MLRSAHRFAFVTLTLLLTAGCLDNVGPVAPEPEPDPRVTTPHADQALFLEAARAAWLYADTQYQPATGLINSVHDYKYATIWDIASGLSAMYCANRLGLLPRTEYDTRMSRALKTLETMPLFDGAVFSKNYRTPTAAIAGRDDRDVSSSERGTGWSATDVGRLLIWLRIIAEKQPQYAAEISRIVARLDLDRVVADGYLWGTDVDAAGTVRRYREGRLGYEQYAARGFELWGYPAPRALSLSENTFPIEVLGVPLLADRRGDEHLTSEPFVLAGLEVGWNAEMRGLSERVLKVQEERFKRTGQMTMVSEDHVPVAPWYFFYYSINHHGHQFVVNVQGSAVDLHDPRWISAKAAYAWHALLPRGYTRSAVDAVAAARTGRGWSSGVYEKGRGSTGSENINTAAIILQAALYSRTGLPLID, via the coding sequence ATGCTGAGATCCGCGCATAGATTCGCGTTCGTTACCCTCACCCTGCTTCTCACGGCCGGGTGCCTGGACAACGTGGGGCCGGTCGCCCCGGAGCCTGAGCCCGATCCGCGCGTCACGACCCCACACGCGGACCAGGCGCTCTTCCTGGAGGCCGCCCGCGCGGCCTGGCTGTACGCTGACACTCAGTACCAGCCGGCGACCGGGCTGATCAACTCCGTCCACGACTACAAGTACGCCACCATCTGGGACATCGCCAGCGGGCTGTCGGCGATGTACTGCGCCAACCGCCTGGGGCTGCTGCCGCGCACGGAGTACGACACGCGGATGAGCCGGGCGCTCAAGACGCTGGAGACGATGCCCCTGTTCGACGGGGCCGTGTTCAGCAAGAACTACCGGACTCCCACGGCCGCCATCGCCGGGCGTGACGACCGCGACGTGAGTTCGTCGGAGCGTGGCACGGGGTGGTCGGCCACCGACGTCGGACGGCTGCTCATCTGGCTGCGCATCATCGCCGAAAAGCAGCCCCAGTACGCCGCCGAGATCAGCCGCATCGTCGCGCGGCTGGACCTGGACCGCGTGGTGGCCGATGGGTACCTGTGGGGCACGGACGTGGATGCCGCCGGAACCGTGCGGCGCTATCGCGAGGGCCGGCTGGGCTACGAGCAGTACGCGGCGCGCGGCTTCGAACTGTGGGGCTACCCCGCCCCGCGCGCGTTGAGCCTGTCGGAGAACACCTTTCCCATCGAGGTGCTGGGTGTGCCGCTGCTGGCGGATCGCCGCGGAGACGAGCACCTGACCAGCGAGCCGTTCGTCCTGGCCGGGCTCGAGGTCGGGTGGAACGCGGAGATGCGCGGGCTTTCGGAACGCGTGCTGAAGGTGCAGGAGGAGCGGTTCAAGCGCACGGGTCAGATGACGATGGTCAGCGAGGACCACGTTCCGGTGGCGCCCTGGTACTTCTTCTACTACTCCATCAACCACCACGGCCACCAGTTCGTGGTGAACGTTCAGGGCTCCGCCGTGGACCTGCACGATCCCCGATGGATCAGCGCCAAGGCGGCGTACGCATGGCACGCGCTGCTTCCCCGCGGCTACACGCGGAGCGCGGTGGATGCGGTCGCCGCCGCGCGCACGGGGCGCGGGTGGAGTTCCGGCGTGTACGAGAAGGGACGTGGAAGCACGGGCAGCGAGAACATCAACACCGCCGCCATCATCCTGCAGGCCGCGTTGTACAGCCGCACGGGCCTGCCGCTGATCGACTAG